One window of Paenibacillus sp. FSL K6-3182 genomic DNA carries:
- a CDS encoding sensor domain-containing diguanylate cyclase, which yields MSLLHVKQAIQKRKVSLTTLMIGLVSASVLLMLTILLIASYQSKKQALYETTLTLNLSTASKMSMTMDSLFESMRSSLKNAADFYSLNSDMKQSDSGKYLDLIRNSSNYFNSIVVVDENGVMRTLSPSSIGKAGEPIKTAAAKEALASRKPYLSKPYTSATTKNLMVFISEPLFDQKGVYRGYIGGSLYLQQNNVLNMIFGNDNLDHNGSYFYVVGSDGHLMYDPDKSQIGKDSTSNLIVQKLIKGQSGQELAVDEVGVKWLAGYSYVPENQWGVVVLSPISIVKEQLNNHIQAILLYTLIPFILLMLVTTFFARRLAKPFVTLANIVSKMGKEEVPIPAMKHHWNREADLLTSTVILAMNGIKTETDRLTQAAMTDALTGLNNRRTLETIMKKWIEEKKPYSIVVLDIDRFKTINDTYGHQEGDRVLQHLADIVRFSVSPDDLCSRYGGEEFVVLLPNAAPNVAFETAERIRTTMASSENHLKQMVTVSLGVAQFPSHAQTADELFLLADQALYKAKHAGRNKTVMAD from the coding sequence GTGTCGCTTTTACATGTAAAACAAGCTATTCAAAAGAGAAAAGTGAGCCTGACGACGCTAATGATTGGTTTAGTCTCTGCTTCGGTTTTACTCATGTTAACCATTTTGCTTATTGCATCCTACCAGTCCAAGAAACAAGCGTTGTATGAAACAACACTTACACTTAATCTTTCAACCGCATCAAAAATGAGCATGACAATGGATTCATTATTTGAGTCGATGCGAAGCAGTCTTAAAAACGCGGCAGACTTTTATTCTTTGAATAGTGATATGAAGCAATCAGATTCAGGAAAATATCTTGATCTCATTCGCAATAGCAGCAACTATTTTAATTCGATTGTCGTAGTTGATGAGAATGGTGTCATGCGTACACTGTCCCCTTCGTCGATTGGCAAGGCAGGCGAGCCTATAAAAACAGCCGCTGCGAAGGAAGCATTGGCGTCACGAAAGCCATATTTGTCAAAGCCTTATACTAGCGCGACTACGAAAAATCTCATGGTGTTTATTAGTGAGCCTTTGTTTGATCAAAAGGGTGTATACCGGGGCTATATCGGTGGAAGCCTCTATTTGCAACAAAATAACGTTCTAAATATGATATTCGGTAATGATAACCTTGACCATAACGGTTCCTATTTCTATGTAGTAGGTTCAGATGGCCACTTAATGTACGATCCTGATAAAAGTCAGATTGGAAAGGATAGTACCTCGAATCTGATCGTTCAGAAGTTGATTAAGGGGCAGAGCGGACAAGAGCTCGCCGTAGATGAAGTTGGTGTGAAATGGCTTGCCGGTTACTCCTACGTCCCAGAGAATCAATGGGGGGTTGTTGTGCTTTCACCAATAAGCATAGTGAAGGAGCAGTTGAACAATCATATACAAGCGATCCTATTATACACGCTCATACCCTTTATTCTTTTGATGCTCGTGACGACCTTTTTTGCCCGCCGATTGGCTAAACCTTTTGTAACGCTTGCGAATATCGTCAGCAAAATGGGAAAAGAAGAAGTTCCCATACCCGCCATGAAGCATCATTGGAACAGAGAAGCCGATTTATTAACGAGCACGGTCATACTTGCTATGAACGGTATTAAAACGGAAACTGATCGGTTGACACAAGCGGCTATGACGGATGCTTTGACCGGATTAAATAATAGAAGAACGTTAGAAACGATTATGAAAAAATGGATAGAAGAAAAGAAACCTTACTCCATCGTCGTCTTGGATATTGATCGCTTTAAAACCATTAATGATACATATGGGCATCAGGAAGGCGACAGAGTGCTTCAGCATTTGGCTGATATTGTCAGGTTTTCTGTATCACCTGATGACCTTTGCAGCCGTTACGGAGGGGAAGAGTTCGTTGTCCTGCTGCCGAATGCCGCGCCGAATGTTGCCTTTGAAACTGCTGAGCGAATTCGTACAACAATGGCGAGCAGCGAAAATCATCTCAAGCAGATGGTTACCGTTTCCCTTGGCGTAGCTCAGTTTCCTTCCCATGCACAAACAGCAGATGAATTATTTTTACTTGCAGATCAAGCTCTCTATAAGGCCAAGCACGCTGGAAGAAACAAGACGGTAATGGCTGACTAG
- a CDS encoding LuxR C-terminal-related transcriptional regulator, producing MKGSDHKSKFLLTHREREVFELLVQDKTTRDIAQQLFISEKTVRNHISNVMQKLNVKGRSQAVVELIKLGELQI from the coding sequence TTGAAGGGTAGCGACCATAAGAGCAAGTTTTTATTGACGCATCGTGAACGCGAGGTATTCGAGCTGTTAGTACAGGACAAGACAACAAGAGATATTGCACAACAACTATTCATCAGCGAGAAGACCGTCCGCAACCATATTTCTAATGTCATGCAAAAGCTGAACGTAAAAGGTCGTTCACAAGCGGTTGTCGAGCTAATCAAGCTTGGTGAATTACAAATCTAA
- a CDS encoding class D sortase yields the protein MKRILSYALVIVGILILLYPKANEWYENRQQDKLMATWDEASFDVSAEQQAQQQYEQLTDLFNEQSAATETPIQSPTEAATPEATPTEAPKAQKIAPIATIKIDKIKLKLPVVEGATQKNMKSATAHLKETTAIGKVGNTAIAGHRMRSKGRLFNRLGEVEVGDKIVVDTKDESFTYTVYKVSIVDPTDVSVLNYNNKDKLLTLITCDPIVNPTHRLIIHAKI from the coding sequence ATGAAAAGAATACTCTCTTATGCATTAGTGATTGTTGGTATTCTCATATTGCTCTATCCAAAAGCGAATGAATGGTACGAGAACCGTCAGCAGGATAAGCTGATGGCTACTTGGGATGAGGCGAGCTTTGATGTGAGCGCAGAGCAGCAAGCGCAGCAGCAATATGAGCAATTGACGGATCTCTTCAACGAGCAATCCGCAGCGACCGAGACGCCGATTCAATCGCCGACGGAAGCAGCTACACCAGAAGCAACTCCTACAGAGGCGCCAAAAGCACAGAAGATTGCCCCCATTGCAACGATTAAGATTGATAAAATAAAGCTTAAGCTGCCTGTCGTTGAGGGAGCCACCCAGAAGAATATGAAATCGGCTACAGCTCACTTAAAGGAAACAACAGCAATAGGCAAAGTCGGCAACACAGCTATAGCCGGCCATCGGATGCGCTCTAAGGGAAGGCTGTTTAATCGGCTTGGGGAAGTTGAGGTCGGAGATAAAATCGTCGTGGATACAAAAGATGAAAGCTTCACATACACCGTTTATAAAGTATCCATTGTAGATCCGACAGATGTATCTGTTCTAAATTACAACAATAAAGATAAGCTGCTGACTTTGATCACCTGTGATCCCATAGTAAACCCCACGCATCGGCTCATCATTCATGCAAAAATATAA
- a CDS encoding GtrA family protein: MSNATSKRAARGFIAQFVKFNLVGLLNTLIDFLMFTLLIWFGAYYLLAQVIAYGAGMINSYVLNSRYTFRKRENEASSPQQLNRGMRFIVWNGIILGITLLLLMALNEWWGLNEVVSKLIVTVVTVALNFYGSKKWVFEAKGPQTEAS; this comes from the coding sequence ATGTCTAACGCAACATCAAAACGAGCAGCTAGAGGATTCATCGCACAATTTGTAAAGTTCAATTTAGTTGGACTTCTTAATACGTTGATCGATTTTCTTATGTTTACACTCCTCATTTGGTTTGGAGCGTATTATTTACTTGCACAGGTAATTGCATACGGAGCTGGAATGATTAACAGCTATGTGCTAAATAGCCGATATACTTTTAGGAAGAGGGAAAATGAAGCTTCAAGCCCGCAGCAGCTAAATAGAGGTATGAGATTCATCGTATGGAACGGTATCATACTAGGTATTACTTTACTGCTGCTTATGGCCTTGAACGAGTGGTGGGGTTTGAATGAGGTCGTCTCAAAGCTGATTGTAACGGTGGTAACCGTTGCGCTTAACTTTTACGGAAGCAAGAAATGGGTTTTCGAGGCGAAAGGACCACAGACTGAGGCCAGCTAG
- a CDS encoding glycosyltransferase family 2 protein, which translates to MKKSAVKYSIIVPMYNEEEVIEHTYERLKLVMDSTNECYELIFVNDGSKDRTVELISMICDFDPNVRMINFSRNFGHQIAISAGMDYAQGDAIVVIDADLQDPPEVIIDMIAKWKEGFEVVYGKRLKRKGETMFKKITAKLFYRTLRSLTNVDIPVDTGDFRLIDRKVCDVLRGLKEKNRFVRGLVSWIGFRQTMVEYEREERFAGETKYPLKKMISFAIDGITSFSYKPLKIATYVGFTLSITSFLYLLVVIFQKLFTGTTIAGWASIVAVNLLFNGIILMLLGIIGEYIGRIYEESKNRPLYIVREAQGFPAKEDNQSSESAEQDRVKKYV; encoded by the coding sequence ATGAAAAAATCGGCTGTAAAATACAGTATTATCGTTCCTATGTACAACGAAGAAGAGGTTATCGAGCATACGTACGAGCGGCTGAAGCTGGTCATGGACAGCACGAACGAGTGTTATGAGCTTATTTTCGTCAACGATGGAAGTAAAGATCGTACGGTCGAATTAATTTCCATGATCTGCGATTTCGATCCAAATGTCCGAATGATTAATTTTTCACGTAATTTTGGTCATCAAATCGCGATTTCAGCGGGGATGGATTATGCGCAGGGTGATGCGATCGTCGTCATTGATGCTGATCTACAAGATCCTCCTGAGGTCATTATCGATATGATCGCCAAATGGAAGGAAGGCTTTGAGGTTGTTTATGGCAAACGTCTTAAGCGCAAAGGCGAGACGATGTTCAAGAAAATAACCGCTAAGCTGTTTTATCGCACGCTGCGCAGCTTAACGAATGTGGATATTCCCGTAGATACGGGGGATTTCCGATTGATCGACCGGAAGGTATGCGATGTGCTGCGCGGCTTGAAGGAAAAAAATCGGTTCGTTCGCGGCTTGGTAAGCTGGATCGGTTTCCGTCAGACGATGGTCGAATATGAACGGGAAGAACGTTTTGCAGGCGAAACCAAATATCCGCTGAAAAAAATGATTTCTTTTGCCATTGACGGAATAACCTCCTTCTCTTATAAACCTTTGAAAATTGCCACTTATGTTGGCTTTACATTATCAATTACGAGCTTCTTGTATTTGTTAGTCGTTATATTCCAGAAGCTGTTTACGGGCACCACGATAGCTGGCTGGGCTTCCATTGTGGCAGTAAATCTTTTGTTTAACGGCATTATATTGATGCTTTTAGGCATAATCGGGGAATATATTGGCCGGATTTATGAAGAATCCAAAAACCGCCCTCTATACATCGTTCGCGAAGCTCAAGGGTTTCCTGCGAAAGAAGACAATCAATCCTCAGAGTCTGCTGAACAAGATCGGGTTAAAAAATATGTCTAA